A section of the Schistocerca serialis cubense isolate TAMUIC-IGC-003099 unplaced genomic scaffold, iqSchSeri2.2 HiC_scaffold_1393, whole genome shotgun sequence genome encodes:
- the LOC126442628 gene encoding piggyBac transposable element-derived protein 4-like, which translates to MFRRGLSDAEIADLINHSDTLDNVESDSDDSECNGVFEEDEIDDSLSSDEDENDVEGVASNPAAVPYPKDSEWTAVDTYRPLPVNTTPRQILVDIDESSSVLDCSKVFLTDSDVNELKRQTNLYASQTIQKKRRGNNLKPHSVLSSWKPVTISEMRRFLGIIFHMCVSKKPKIADHWSTNPVLSCNFCPHVMSRLRFTQILSCLHLVDNSNQKKPGEDGFHPLYKVLPYYNNLKERCIQAYRPSEKVTIDEGICPFRGRVSFRVYMQNKPHKYGLKVYAVAEASSGYVVNFEVYAGKHIVDNSSSAVILRLLSDSSLLNKGHTVYLDRFYSSPELFQQLAEKGTGAVGTVNKSRKGLPKDLVSAKLKKGEMSFRRKDNVLAMKWKDKRDVYTLSTRHQATFGTHTKRNGSVVLKPLQVLDYNLNKIGVDIGDQRLQYNPFQHRTVKWWRKLYFHLLLMGVSNAFWLYNAVHRKKITITDFITVLAVQLVEDDTLEFIPRNEGTVGRLTKRHFLQHIPATTKKYAARVCHVCSSRSKKQSGKASRKETRYECEQCGVALCLEPCFKIFHTKKQYDSV; encoded by the exons atgtttcggcgcggtttatcagacgcagaaattgcggatttgatcaatcatagcgacactctggataatgtagagagtgattcagacgattctgaatgcaatggtgtgtttgaag aagacgagattgatgacagtttgtcttcagatgaagacgagaatgatgttgaaggtgttgcttcaaatccagcagctgtgccgtatccgaaagacagtgagtggactgcagttgacacctaccgacctctgcctgtcaacacgacacccaggcagatactagtggatattgatgagtcgagttctgtactggattgcagtaaagtgttccttactgacagtgacgtaaatgaactcaagagacagacaaatttgtatgcatcacagacaatacagaagaaaagaagaggaaataatctgaagccccattcagttttgagttcgtggaagccagtgactataagtgagatgaggcgtttcttgggtattattttccacatgtgtgtttcgaaaaagcccaaaattgcggaccattggagcactaatcctgttcttagttgtaacttttgtccccatgtcatgagccgtttgcgtttcactcagatactgtcatgcttgcatcttgttgacaattcaaatcagaaaaaaccaggcgaagatggatttcatccactttacaaagttttgccatattataataatttgaaggagcgatgtatccaggcatatcgtccctcagaaaaagtgacaattgatgaaggaatttgcccatttcgaggtcgtgtgagtttccgtgtttacatgcaaaataagcctcataagtatggactgaaagtatatgctgttgctgaagccagtagtggctatgttgtaaattttgaagtttatgctggtaagcatattgttgacaattcttcgtctgcggttattttgcgattgttgtctgacagcagcttgctgaacaaaggccacactgtgtatttagatcgattttattccagtccagagctatttcagcaactggcagagaaaggcactggagctgttggtactgtgaacaaatccaggaaaggattgcctaaagatttagtatctgctaagctgaaaaagggcgaaatgtcttttcggcgtaaagataatgtattggcaatgaagtggaaagataagagagatgtgtatacattgtctacaaggcatcaagcaacatttggtacgcatactaagagaaatgggtctgtagtattgaaaccacttcaggtacttgattacaacctcaataaaattggagtggatattggagaccaacgcctgcagtacaatccgttccagcacagaactgtgaaatggtggcgaaaattatatttccatttgctgcttatgggagtatcaaatgcattttggctgtacaatgcagtgcacaggaagaaaattacaataacagactttataacagtgcttgcagttcagcttgttgaagacgacacacttgaattcattccaagaaatgaaggaactgtaggtcggctaacaaagagacattttttgcagcacatacctgcaactactaagaagtatgctgctcgtgtgtgtcacgtgtgcagttccaggagcaagaaacagagtggcaaggcttctcgcaaagagacacgatacgaatgtgaacagtgtggcgttgcactctgcctggaaccttgctttaaaattttccacactaaaaaacaatatgattctgtgtga